In Oryza sativa Japonica Group chromosome 3, ASM3414082v1, one DNA window encodes the following:
- the LOC9270049 gene encoding protein DETOXIFICATION 48 produces the protein MCNSGTSSSPSAPAPPPPPLTSFKHSSHLLRLVDDDADDGHALLLSKVAGEAQAIGRVSVPMAVTGLVMYSRALISMLFLGRLGELALAGGSLALGFANITGYSVLSGLALGMEPICGQAFGARRGKLLALALHRTVLLLLAVALPISLLWVTSTGYILKQLGQDEGVADAAQTFAAYASADLAVLAVLHPLRVYLRSQNLTLPITACSLFSVLLHGPINYLLVVRLRMGVAGVALAVALTDLNLLLALLCFLAISGAHRDSWVGPTSDCLRGWPALLRLAVPTATAVCLEWWWYELMIVLSGLLANPRATVASMGILIQATSLVYVFPSSLGQGASTRVSHQLGAGRPAGARRAAGAALSIGLVVGAAAATFMVSVRSHWGRMFTSDGEILRLTAVALPIAGLCELGNCPQTAGCGVLRGSARPASGARINLASFYLVGMPVGVALAFGARLGFAGLWLGLLAAQAACAVWMARAVAATDWDVEVARAKELTKASTTGSGTNHQHECNNSNTNTANAKANTKTTTSPAANNINAGGGGSSDNRGYVPISESGHNDGSDDLEKLEEGLMVATSGGCCGCGDALGVDTKAGDKQQCSNGGAGTAEGNAGQRRGSASSERAPLISVGDDEEAGEENDGDGGGGGHV, from the exons CGCTGCTGCTCTCCAAG GTGGCCGGCGAGGCGCAGGCGATCGGGCGGGTGTCGGTGCCGATGGCGGTGACGGGGCTCGTCATGTACTCGCGGGCGCTCATCTCGATGCTGTTCCTTGGCCGGCTCGGCGAGCTGGCCCTCGCCGGAGGGTCGCTGGCGCTCGGCTTCGCCAACATCACCGGCTACTCGGTGCTCTCCGGGCTGGCGCTCGGGATGGAGCCCATCTGCGGCCAGGCGTTCGGCGCGCGCCGCGGGAAGCTGCTGGCGCTGGCGCTCCACCGcaccgtgctgctgctgctcgccgtcgcGCTGCCCATCTCCCTCCTGTGGGTGACGTCCACGGGGTACATACTGAAGCAGCTCGGCCAGGACGAGGGCGTGGCGGACGCGGCGCAGACGTTCGCGGCGTACGCGTCGGCCGACCTGGCGGTGCTCGCCGTGCTGCACCCGCTCCGCGTCTACCTCCGGTCGCAGAACCTGACGCTGCCCATCACCGCCTGCTCGCTCTTCTCCGTGCTGCTGCACGGGCCCATCAACTACCTCCTCGTCGTGCGCCTCCGCAtgggcgtcgccggcgtcgcgctcgccgtcgcgctcaccgaCCTTAACCTGCTCCTCGCGCTCCTCTGCTTCCTCGCCATCTCCGGGGCCCACAGGGACTcgtgggtggggcccacctccgACTGCCTCCGCGGGTGGCCGGCGCTGCTCCGCCTCGCCGTGCCGACCGCCACCGCGGTGTGCCTCGAGTGGTGGTGGTACGAGCTCATGATCGTGCTGTCGGGCCTCCTGGCCAACCCGCGCGCCACCGTGGCGTCCATGGGCATCCTCATCCAGGCCACGTCGCTCGTCTACGTGTTCCCGTCCTCCCTCGGCCAGGGCGCGTCCACGCGCGTCAGCCACCAGCTCGGCGCGGGCAGGCCCGCGGGGGCGCgccgcgcggccggcgccgccctctccatcggcctcgtcgtcggcgcggcggccgccacctTCATGGTGTCGGTCCGCAGCCACTGGGGCCGCATGTTCACGTCGGACGGCGAGATCCTCCGCCTCACGGCCGTGGCGCTCCCCATCGCGGGGCTCTGCGAGCTCGGCAACTGCCCGCAGACGGCCGGGTGCGGCGTCCTCCGCGGCAGCGCCCGCCCGGCCAGCGGCGCGCGCATCAACCTCGCCTCCTTCTACCTGGTCGGCATGCCGGTCGGCGTGGCGCTGGCATTCGGCGCCCGCCTAGGCTTCGCCGGGCTGTGGCTGGGCCTCCTTGCCGCGCAGGCTGCCTGCGCGGTGTGGATGGCGCGCGCCGTGGCCGCCACCGACTGGGACGTCGAGGTGGCGCGTGCCAAGGAGCTGACCAAGGCGTCCACTACAGGCAGCGGCACCAACCACCAGCACGagtgcaacaacagcaacaCCAACACCGCCAACGCAAAGGCTAACACCAAAACGACAACGTCTCCCGCCGCCAATAACATCaatgccggtggcggcggcagcagcgacaACCGCGGTTACGTGCCCATCAGCGAGAGCGGCCACAacgacggcagcgacgaccTGGAGAAGCTGGAGGAAGGGCTCATGGTGGCCACGAGTggcggctgctgcggctgcggcgacgcGTTAGGCGTCGACACGAAGGCTGGGGACAAGCAGCAGTGCAGCAACGGTGGTGCCGGTACGGCGGAGGGAAATGCGGGGCAGAGGAGGGGCTCGGCGTCGTCGGAGAGGGCCCCGCTGATCAGTGTgggggacgacgaggaggccggggaggagaacgacggcgacggcggtggaggtggccaCGTCTAG